The following DNA comes from Ascaphus truei isolate aAscTru1 chromosome 1, aAscTru1.hap1, whole genome shotgun sequence.
gtacgtcacacattagttcactcatatctatagttgaactactatgaaagacacattatcacacactgcatgtgttgtcttgttgagtcacagccacattcaggtgtgccacatcttcgattaatgtaccacacatatcctctaccaaaaacaacactttttgcaatatgaccaccttcatgataaccattgtgaatggtcatctcatgatagttatgtacattatgatactgatatcactacacaacatatgatttttatgtactcatttaatctatttatcctcacgcattactgcagaaacatagtatgttgtatgttagggaactcaaaaattctaagtacacaggcatgtacagtgttattacaactatttatgttcactttcacacacattttcggttaaggaactgatgttgttagttaatcataaatacagaacatacaataagtgtttgttcaatatttacacatgtaaatgtaaaacttatgttattgttatatatagttgcccctggaggacatgtgtcacctgagatggaacaagtgtcttcacctgggtcagccagctcaacactactagaaggtgagtgtatcatttgctggccatataatatgtgctcttctatatgttatgttgtcatgtgcattatttgttttgcacatcttctttaaataggattacttagtgtcagtgaaaattaagtgtaaggcaacatgtattgtgttagtgatgttaattatcatgtaggacttctgagtttagagcaacttttcattcattcatatttcatactgagtccaaacattattcgtaagtcaaggtagtttttaatgaggttataaaacgtatgctaacatgttaggtgttacttaggacacagtacaattacatagtaacacagcatacattaacatgccatttaataatgtgtacatttctttttagaacatcatggtgatgaggatgatgagtatgatgaggatgacgccacagaagagactgaaatacaatcatgtgaccatgaagaggtgccaatagaaactgttgtaccgccaaatcgtccatcaacttccacatacgatgcaattgtagcttcagagggaaaaatagtggacgcagaaaatcgtcgccattcagacatgatgacagtgctggaaaggatgattggactgcaggaagaaacagtatcacaattggcacatctccacagagtcttcattgaagtgcctaaacagttgcaaaaaatcaacacctcattcgaagcattagttgttcagcaaacacaagctaattactggagaatgactaatgtaccacaattcaacacctcccagccaggatctgttcatgcaggtcagttttcaccacattcatctgatattcattcaccaggcccaaatgttaccggtcaagtagcagacattgctgtgcaggttcctgatgacatcctaccgctgccatctgtacaaattcagcagcagacacctacaaaggaggcgacaaaaacaaaacaagacacacatgaaacagaccaaccatcacttgtgcagtgtctaccaacttgctcacatgtgtcactgggcaccagccctgtccgtgaacagtcactacccaaaagccctgtaggtgagtcgctgcccaaaagccctgtaggtgaatcgctgcccaaaagccctgtaggtgagtcgctgcccaaaagccctgtaggtgaatcgctgcccaaaagccctgtaggtgaatcgctgcccaaaagccctgtaggtgaatcactgcccaaaagccctgtaggtgagtcactggccacaagccctgtaggtgagtcactggccacaagccccgtaggtgaacagtcactggccacaagccctgcccgtgaagtgccagaggccactcaaagtggctctgttgtgcctaaagttggtggcaaaagaaaaaggaaaattcaagagacaacaagcaggcctgttactcgctcgcaaaaggaacaaaaaaaataaatgttataattcagaaaatatgtctttggccttgttttgttgacttcagattatctaattactattgtatgtatgctgaagactgtgttgtttccaaactttcaactatgttcttgtacacgtgaagttttggaaatgttaacactcataattaattgtgttataaatatttatgttgtaatcgtctgttcagtaatggtccaccaggagccagttgctaagtttagagaagctgccattgactttgcagcaaaacattgcatttgggtgtgttaattgatgtaagaattgcatatgcatattagtcacatgcaattattaaaacacctaagtaagtgcaaacatctttcttgtacgtgtacagcaggattatgtgtaaattattacttacctttgccttgcttggccattgtaattttgtcctttaatcagttgtgtgttcgtttctataacatctcagaatgtataataatatatatacacacacacacacacacacacacacacacacacacactgagtgagtgtgagtgtgagtgtgtgtatatatatatatgtatatgtgtatatatatatatatatgtatatatgtgtatatatatatatgtatatatgtgtatatatatatatgtatatatgtgtatatatatatatgtatatatgtgtatatatatatatatgtatatatgtgtatatatatatatgtatatatgtgtatatatatatatgtatatatgtgtatatatatatatgtatatatgtgtatatatgtgtatatatatatatatatatatatgtgtatatatatatatatatatatatgtgtatatatatatatatatatatatatatatatatatatatatatatatatatatatatatatatatatatagtactatataaactggtatacacaaactaatacacttcatgcttccttgtgaaaacactattttaataatacaggcctaatgtttgagaaatatcctaagtatgagactctagcagtattgtgcttaaacaaatgtttattacttaattcaatcatgtttctcaccatttaaataggtttcatacaaggtatacttaatgccatcaatgttgtgtgtactcctgcaatataaaaaaaaaaaaaatattatatataaatatatatatatttttataagagatatatttatatatatatatatatatatatatatatatatatatatatatatatacacgagtatttaaactcatgcagacagggagttaaccagactttcacatacacacagaaatgtaagcggggaaaaaacatttctttttgcaggtgtgtttttactgatatgcctggctaagaaatattttcacacactggtctttgttagttttcaaaaaaacactatgtgaacgcattcacagtctagggatgtttttcacaaacgagataaaagaaggagaaatgtttctcccacagtcccatatcacgaaccacaactgttaacccaattagacaaacaaatccaattggcgtttgaaataaggagtcaaagtagttacttttgttgaccttgacaaggaaaaacaggagtttgttagccattcagcacattcattttgatgagcaaataacacagacctgcacacagcttttgtgctactcagacatggctgatgaattcgttaacaatattaatccccttttagggtataagtacatgatctgtgaagccatcttgaacagtcgcggacagaaagcaagcacacgccaaatcgatgatttcattcgagcaaaatatccttattaccaagaccgtaagcatgcacggaattttaattcctcaataagattcactttatcaagtaatgacttttttgaacgtgaccaggataagctacaacacacctatggtttctggaagattgccccggaaaaacaatttatcctgaaagacggcacttatattgtcgtgaaaggcatatttattcctaatggcaatagcaatgtatccgctactactgatccgtttgaatcgatacgtgctgcaatatctgcagcctccattcctgaaacccacattgtacaagaacaaaagtactatgattatgtaccaagcctttcagctgaaattgcattggaatgggaaccggaagaaatgaacctacctcccgaccaattatttgaagaaagcagtggcgattcctatgagcgcatcctggaggagatatgtgccatactggattcagcggttgggttaagcgtggatgaaaatggcttgcatttctggagcgaccagttgcagccaggcgaagagttaattctagaagaatggtaaatataacaatcgttatgcgttgactctgcgtttaaattttttttttttttgtaaccaccattttcactttcaatgcgtggatacagcgtaacattgcagactgcataacatgtagcgatcacaaacaaattgtttcctaat
Coding sequences within:
- the LOC142469776 gene encoding uncharacterized protein LOC142469776, translating into MLLLYIVAPGGHVSPEMEQVSSPGSASSTLLEEHHGDEDDEYDEDDATEETEIQSCDHEEVPIETVVPPNRPSTSTYDAIVASEGKIVDAENRRHSDMMTVLERMIGLQEETVSQLAHLHRVFIEVPKQLQKINTSFEALVVQQTQANYWRMTNVPQFNTSQPGSVHAGQFSPHSSDIHSPGPNVTGQVADIAVQVPDDILPLPSVQIQQQTPTKEATKTKQDTHETDQPSLVQCLPTCSHVSLGTSPVREQSLPKSPVGESLPKSPVGESLPKSPVGESLPKSPVGESLPKSPVGESLPKSPVGESLPKSPVGESLATSPVGESLATSPVGEQSLATSPAREVPEATQSGSVVPKVGGKRKRKIQETTSRPVTRSQKEQKK